The following nucleotide sequence is from Salvia splendens isolate huo1 chromosome 2, SspV2, whole genome shotgun sequence.
GCCCAACGATAGGGGCAATCGTCCTCCACTGGGTGGGCATGAGTTTAGCCAAATGTAATAACTTCTCATCTTCTTCTCGGGTCCACTCAGTCTGCAATGTTAGAGAAGGCAGGGTATCAGTTCAAGATCACAAATGATGAAAGTTATCAGCATAAGTTAGAAACTATAACATTCAAGAATAACTTTTATGCTCAAACTGTCTACTACTACAAGAGTGTCTAATAGTATAATCATCCCACATCTACTCCAATATGTCAATTTCCAAATTCCTAAGTAGGTTTTCCACATGAAGTATTTCTATTAAATGTGCAACATCTGAAACAGATAACATAACATAACCAGCAGCAAAATAGAATTAGCAATCAATCAAGTAAAAAATACAAACTAGGAAACCCTCTAGTAATATAGAACAATCAATcagatataaataaaaacaaataaaaaaatagttcaaATCTTGCTTCATCAAAGAACAGAGGGATCAACGAATCCTTCATATCAAATccagaataaataaaaaacttaaTATTTCAAAATCTTGCAAGATGGAGTACCTTTTTGATTGAGGGATCCAGCCACTCATACCAGCGGGCCTTGCACTGTTTGGCCGACTTCCGGACCAACAGAGAAGAAATTCTGGCCCATTGATTCTTCCCATATTTCATTACAGCAGCCTTGAGAATTTCATCTTCTGTGTTCTTCCACACACCTCCCTTTATCATAATCCTCATTTTGCCGGTGAAATTTTACAACTACAATGGACTAATACGACGAATCGAAGGGTTTCTTCTGAGGGTTTAATATCTAGCTACTCTCGCAATCCTCTCAATCCAGGAATCAAGTCAGATTATTTCTCCAAATTCTGCAAAAACAATATAATTTGGGCATCAATATTATAATAGCAACTCATCAAAACAACTTCTGCAACACCAAACACTTATGTAAATTCTCAAGCTGATCTCATTATCGAAATTCGATCTTGACATACTAAAACAAGCTCTACAATTACAAAATACGTAGCTACTGATATAAAAACGCTGTAAAATAGACACGGAAAATCTACAATTACAGTAACTAGTTTCGTTGTCAATCTTCGTGAATCGTTACAAGTCAGCAACACAATATTTTCACTTCATTCGCACAACACCGAAAACTATTTCCTACACATTATTTCATACTATTTGACTCCATAGGCTTCAAAAAATTAACCTAGAACtagaaatgaataaaaaaagaaacacgTGATAATCTGTTTGCTAATTGGAGTGTTTCCTTACCAAATCAGCGGAGTCTCGAAAGCGATTGTTGAATGAACGAGGTGTTGAATCTCGGACGATTACGCGATGAGCGGGACGGTTGAGTTGGAGATGTGCCTATGCTCGTCCTTGTTCTTGGCTGGGGAGAGATTGTGCGTTATGGCGTAGAACGGAGGATATTTTTGCGCGGAGAGAGGAAGCCGGCGGTGATGAGGACGCCGGGAttttgaggaagaagagggaagGGAAATATGGGGTTTGGTGATTTCAATGATGCGAGGGAATGACaatagagagaaagaagggGGTAAGAGGTATTGGGCTTTTTGTTGGGCTGGACCTTAAAATAATCCGAAATTTGGTTGTTTTGCTAAGAGCATATACGTAAACAGAGAATTGTAATTGACAAATAATTGAGATAACTTAGAATAAGTtgaaatttcataaataaaattaactaaaattttaaaagttacTCCTACATAATAAACTAATTTTTGATAAAAATTTATCTTTTGGACAATTTATCCAAAGTATACAatgatttttttggattttagaaaatcattttgaaacaaaattcaaaatagTATGAAGAAAACGAAATGCGATACGATTCATAAACCGAAAAGTTTATGCTACAAATCTTCATGCTTAATTGATGAAATTAATCATTTTCATTCCTTTGGCAATCAGGACATTGTTGGTTATCCATATCATTTCGAATTAATTATCACtaataaaagtagaaaaaagaTGAAATTGTTAGTTATGGCTCCTGATTCGTCGTATCGATTAATGACATTTGGTTTTTTCTTGCTGCTACTTTCACCGATCGCCGCCGGTGATGGTTCTTCGACCGCTTGCAGAAATGATTTCCCAATGGTATAAACAAAAACCTCAACAAAAAATtgtcaatattattttttttgctgATTAGCAATTTATAATTTCGGTTTCATACActctaattattttttgtgtCTATATCTCTGGTGGGCATCACAAGGGTTGAAAGAAACGAAATTGTTTATGGTCTGTGAGGGAGAGAGAACACAAATTCTGATGTGAAAAAATTGGAAATGTATTTAGGCTGTATTGGATTTGATTGAGAAGCTTGAGGAGACAATATTAACTTAGTACGCATTTGGTGGATTCCACCTCCATTGAGATTGAGAATGACACAAACATAGGGCTAATCATTTAAGATTTTGTATAATTAGCCTATACAAGCTTCAAGTGTCTGTTACTTTTTTCTTTGGATACAAACCCAATTTGATCTAATTTTTTTGTTGAGGTACAACCTAAATAACCAGAGTGATATGCTTGTTTTGGAATAATGCAAGTTctatttcttttctcttttcctttttccagGTTAAGGTTAAGAAGTGGGTGAATGGTGATGAAAAGGAGCCACTTTTTGGGCTTAATGCGGCTTTTGGCCCTATCTTACCTGAGGAACTCAAACAAGCACAAAGATTGCCAGCCAACTTTCTAGAACCTGCTACTGGTTGTTCACCCTCATCCTCGAAGGTATTGTCTGTGCATCTTCTGTTACTTTCGTCATATGCATATAGATGACCACTGGTGCCGTGGTCGGGTATGTTGGCCtattagtactagtaatttttaTAGATCGAACAATGATGCACTTGGCTTATGTCGCATTCTCAGAGAGACCCACGCAGGCTGAAAACGGAACAGCTCATAGTAAAATTTTGCCTTCTCAAtcattcaattttcttttctcttgGTACTTTCTTAATCTGTATCTATAGAAGGTGAAAGGTGCTATGCTTTAGAGGTAAAACTGAATGCTGAGTATATAAATTGAGAAAGTTGAAAGAAACACCGTGATGTGATATATACAGATTTTATCCTATGAAGACACTGGGTGAAAATTTGGGAATGAAGTAAATAACTCTATTAACGCACTGAAATTCACTGCACCATGTCTCTTGTAGATGTAGTTTCACTTTTCTACTTCTGATCTCAGTAAATTTTATCAGAACGGATGAGAATTCTACTGTTGTTATTAAGATTTATTTACTGTGTAAAGACCATGCAAGTGTGTATTGACTATCATCTTGTAGTTGCCAGGCTCTATTGCTTTGGTGCTGCGTGGTGATTGTGAGTATACAACTAAGGCTAGAGTTGCTCAAGAGGGAGGATCAGCAGCACTGGTGATGATAAATACTGAAGATGGTAGCTTCATTAATGACATATTTCCTCAATTTTTTGGCCTTTCGTTATTCTATATCTCTCACATTACGTTGACGAATTTCAGTTTGTTCTTAAAATTGATTCTCCTTCTGTGGAGCTTTTATAGGTCTTCCAGAGATGGGTTGTGCTAACATTACCACGTTGAGTATCAAAATTCATGTTATTACAATTTCAAAGTCAGCAGGACTGGATTTAAAGAAATCCATAACTGATGGGATGAAAGGTCAGGCACTTCTGGATGTTTGGTCAAAGAAATTTTATATGCATGTTTGGAGGAGATGTTATGATTCTCTcttagtattatattttcatttactTATGGCTATTGTTCGATATCAAAGTGTTTGGACCTTAGTCCCTCTTTCATGTTTCCAGGCGATCTTTATGCAATATATGTGTACTATTCTCCTATTTAATTGTCCtgtattttgtttatgaatGTAGTTATTTCTGATGCTTCCAAGTTGGATTTAGCCACTTGTAAACATTAGTACTATGCATGCCTGAAAGGAAATTTTTTGACTGACTCCGACCATCTCTACTTGAATGAAgcatttataatttaaattcgACTGATAAGCTATAATGATTTTGCATGATCTCTGACACACACAGTGGTTATAATGCTAGTTCAGTACTTCTTTTCTTATGGTTCTTAAAGTGGCTCACCTGATCTCTCCGTCAAAATACCTCGAGGTGCTCGATCACATTTAACAAAACTGTAAAAAGACAATTAGGTAATAAAAGACAATCAAAGTTTACAATGTCGCCTCGAGGGGTTCATGTAGATCAATAAGAGGATATATTGGGTGATAAAAGACAGTCAAAGTTAACAGATGAATACCTCTTCTATATTCACAGTTCCTCATTTTTGTACATCCGACGGCCTATTCAATATTTTTCTAATCTTTCACTGATGTCTATGCATGTCATTTAATAGTTTTTTAGTTGATAAATATAGATGCTAacctatttttctctctctttttccaTTCAGTGGAGCTTTTGATATATTCACCAAATCGCCCGATTATAGATTACTCAGTGGTATTCTTGTGGATGATGTCTGTTGGGACGGTAGTTTCTGCTACACTTTGGTCAGATATAGTTGGATCGAAGGAATATCATGAACCCAGCAACCAGCTTTCTCCAAAGGTTTCATGCAAAAAACATCTTAGTCTTTACATAAGTATTCATTCAAACTATTTTCATTCTACTTTTATATTTGCTGAATCTGATAACTAATTTAACTACTCATTTGCTAATCTCCATATCAGGAATCTGATTCTGGTGCAGAGAATGATAATGGAATCCTCCATATAACCATGGCAAGCGCAGTAGTTTTTGTTGTATCAGCATCTACGTTCCTGCTGCTACTTTACTTCTTTATGTCAGCATCGTTCGTTTGGGTGCTAATCGTACTTTTCTGCGTTGGAGGTGTTGAGGTGAGTATTCCAGTTTTACTAGGCTTTAGAATCGTTGCTGCTTTCGATAGGTCCAAGAATACTAAATTGACATGTTGAGAATTGTTATTGACAGTTTGATATCCCACTCATATATGCTTCTGTAACATTGCTTTGAGTTTTATAGATGTAAGAATATCACCAATTTTTATGAGTTACATTAGTTGCTCTGTAATCACATTGCCTAACACCTCCATCTTTTCTGTTGTTATGTTTCACAAGCTCACAAAGAATGAAACCCTATAGCGTATCAGGCTTGATTTGCTTCTTTGCCACACAATAACTTGCAGTGTAATGTTGGTAGATTTGTGATACGTGGAAAACTTATATTGGCTTAATGATATAAAAACTTACCTTAATATGAGACCAACTAGTAATATATTGGTGAACTTTAAACATAGTTGATTTGCAGTGTCGCTGCAATATATCAATGTATTTGTACGTTGGTGCATATCATTGGACAGATCTACACTAATTCAATCTTTTGGTTATCAGGGAATGCATAGCTGTATATTATCATTCATATTGAGGTACAGTTAAGTTGCATTTTTCAAATATGTGCTGCTCTACTTTAGCTCTGTAGCATACACTGCTTTTCTCTCTTGTTTTAAACAGCAAATCTAAGGATTTTGGACAAAAGACAGTGAAACTGCCAGTAGTGGGGAAGATAACCGTTCTCTCACTAGTTGTTTTGATAATCTGTTTGGTATTTGCCATTGTCTGGGCTGCAACTCGGAAGAAATCATTCTCTTGGATTGGCCAAGATATTCTTGTAAGCTACATATCACCAAAAATCAAGCAGTCCTTTACATTTATCGTGTACTCTGGCCTATCTTGATCATAGAACCCTTTTCATGAAAAACTAATGACCCGATAATCCCTTGACATTTCTTTTATTCTTGTATCTAAAATGTGTAGTTAATAACTGATTGTTGTTATCTAGAAGAAACCCTTACATTTTATTCACTTTCAGGTTATAAAGCCCACACCATTGTGAAGGTACAGACAAAAGATGGAATTTTGATTTTAACAATTTTCTTGATATCAGGGTATATTCATGATGATAAGTGTGTTGCAACTGGCTCGATTACCAAATATAAAGGTATCTGATAAACCATGTTCGAATAGGCAATAGCAAATATTTCGTATTTTAGTAGGATGCTTAATGTTGGT
It contains:
- the LOC121792792 gene encoding signal peptide peptidase-like 5 isoform X1; translated protein: MKLLVMAPDSSYRLMTFGFFLLLLSPIAAGDGSSTACRNDFPMVKVKKWVNGDEKEPLFGLNAAFGPILPEELKQAQRLPANFLEPATGCSPSSSKLPGSIALVLRGDCEYTTKARVAQEGGSAALVMINTEDGLPEMGCANITTLSIKIHVITISKSAGLDLKKSITDGMKVELLIYSPNRPIIDYSVVFLWMMSVGTVVSATLWSDIVGSKEYHEPSNQLSPKESDSGAENDNGILHITMASAVVFVVSASTFLLLLYFFMSASFVWVLIVLFCVGGVEGMHSCILSFILSKSKDFGQKTVKLPVVGKITVLSLVVLIICLVFAIVWAATRKKSFSWIGQDILGIFMMISVLQLARLPNIKVATALLCCAFVYDIFWVFLSPYIFHDSVMIAVGFGQFLNHSSSLVSVFQPALFSLFKVARGKNSGGESIPMLLRFPKLSDPYYGYNMIGYGDILFPGLLVTFSHRFDKAHGKSGANGYFLWLIIGYGSGLFFTYLSLYLMAGRGQPALLYLVPCTLGTCVLLGLKRGELDLLWDHGDDSGQQGAPSPSTSDCT
- the LOC121792792 gene encoding signal peptide peptidase-like 3 isoform X3, translated to MKLLVMAPDSSYRLMTFGFFLLLLSPIAAGDGSSTACRNDFPMVKVKKWVNGDEKEPLFGLNAAFGPILPEELKQAQRLPANFLEPATGCSPSSSKLPGSIALVLRGDCEYTTKARVAQEGGSAALVMINTEDGLPEMGCANITTLSIKIHVITISKSAGLDLKKSITDGMKVELLIYSPNRPIIDYSVVFLWMMSVGTVVSATLWSDIVGSKEYHEPSNQLSPKESDSGAENDNGILHITMASAVVFVVSASTFLLLLYFFMSASFVWVLIVLFCVGGVEGMHSCILSFILSKSKDFGQKTVKLPVVGKITVLSLVVLIICLVFAIVWAATRKKSFSWIGQDILGIFMMISVLQLARLPNIKVATALLCCAFVYDIFWVFLSPYIFHDSVMIAVARGKNSGGESIPMLLRFPKLSDPYYGYNMIGYGDILFPGLLVTFSHRFDKAHGKSGANGYFLWLIIGYGSGLFFTYLSLYLMAGRGQPALLYLVPCTLGTCVLLGLKRGELDLLWDHGDDSGQQGAPSPSTSDCT
- the LOC121792792 gene encoding signal peptide peptidase-like 5 isoform X2 gives rise to the protein MKLLVMAPDSSYRLMTFGFFLLLLSPIAAGDGSSTACRNDFPMVKVKKWVNGDEKEPLFGLNAAFGPILPEELKQAQRLPANFLEPATGCSPSSSKLPGSIALVLRGDCEYTTKARVAQEGGSAALVMINTEDGLPEMGCANITTLSIKIHVITISKSAGLDLKKSITDGMKVELLIYSPNRPIIDYSVVFLWMMSVGTVVSATLWSDIVGSKEYHEPSNQLSPKESDSGAENDNGILHITMASAVVFVVSASTFLLLLYFFMSASFVWVLIVLFCVGGVEGMHSCILSFILSKSKDFGQKTVKLPVVGKITVLSLVVLIICLVFAIVWAATRKKSFSWIGQDILGIFMMISVLQLARLPNIKVATALLCCAFVYDIFWVFLSPYIFHDSVMIAVGFGQFLNHSSSLVSVFQPALFSLFKVARGKNSGGESIPMLLRFPKLSDPYYGYNMIGYGDILFPGLLVTFSHRFDKAHGKSGANGYFLWLIIGYGSDCRPILHLLELVSDGWSRSARSPLPRALHVGNLRVVGSEKGGAGSALGPRR
- the LOC121792792 gene encoding signal peptide peptidase-like 3 isoform X4, producing MINTEDGLPEMGCANITTLSIKIHVITISKSAGLDLKKSITDGMKVELLIYSPNRPIIDYSVVFLWMMSVGTVVSATLWSDIVGSKEYHEPSNQLSPKESDSGAENDNGILHITMASAVVFVVSASTFLLLLYFFMSASFVWVLIVLFCVGGVEGMHSCILSFILSKSKDFGQKTVKLPVVGKITVLSLVVLIICLVFAIVWAATRKKSFSWIGQDILGIFMMISVLQLARLPNIKVATALLCCAFVYDIFWVFLSPYIFHDSVMIAVGFGQFLNHSSSLVSVFQPALFSLFKVARGKNSGGESIPMLLRFPKLSDPYYGYNMIGYGDILFPGLLVTFSHRFDKAHGKSGANGYFLWLIIGYGSGLFFTYLSLYLMAGRGQPALLYLVPCTLGTCVLLGLKRGELDLLWDHGDDSGQQGAPSPSTSDCT